From a region of the Calonectris borealis chromosome 2, bCalBor7.hap1.2, whole genome shotgun sequence genome:
- the SGO1 gene encoding shugoshin 1, whose amino-acid sequence MAEYLKKPFKDSLSDIKERMKEKRNQKWMRLGKISQISTVKCKIATNSSMQIKSIQANNRALAQALQEEKLKLRDAQATILHLRKEYQDLKVRMFDLQRNLSFKQAQGLVENQLSALNEIISKVSQNLLDSIDLLGPAKNLCSVGVNQRVLASVLENSSSVVGQIRSVGPLHCADGDDQVLPSGMEADSDRNELAHSVSEICEESDNAISLIKIVPDKGQTSDFHLDSTGSELENVSSGGEDGFGNVLPKSVSTRRRYSKMRNHDELCTRVLDHPETPDSTKELSKQDEIRLEESLEKCTVENINSDISRLNENKLDSDLVLRRIDPETAQFNLNNNSDLKQRECKSREDSQVRKEKHQKGKLEWPKNTSRQRPKKRQGKEVSKEKLDFLGGSSDAYDFHFEERVHVTPFRQNKVNDTDTGGDDKDDLSETNTIESSDTEEDSDDSLYEPYKSKSKKRKSSVDKKDTSPVHARPRSKRCLAQREQKLHSEKETESNKSSDKAIRQPSEPSRGHLCDVTNTASLLPSTGNAAIVPEGEGPRSPKRKRSCTLTVSYKEPSIAGKLRRGDPFTDTHFLNSPIFKQKKDAKRHSLKKESFSKYNEKFVGCR is encoded by the exons ATGGCTGAATACTTGAAAAAGCCCTTCAAAGACAGTCTGAGTGATATAAAAGAacgaatgaaagagaaaagaaatcagaaatggaTGAGGTTGGGTAAAATCAGCCAGATCTCCACTGTAAAGTGCAAAATAGCAA CCAACAGCTCCATGCAAATAAAGAGTATCCAAGCAAACAACAGAGCTCTAGCTCaggctttgcaagaagaaaagctCAAACTGAGGGATGCCCAGGCTACCATCCTTCATTTAAGGAAAGAGTATCAAGACCTGAAGGTTCGGATGTTTGACTTGCAAAGAAATCTTAGCTTCAAGCAAGCACAAGGACTTGTTGAG AATCAACTGTCAGCCTTGAATGAGATCATTTCAAAAGTTTCTCAGAATTTACTGGACTCAATTGATCTCCTTGGCCCAGCAAAGAATTTGTGTTCCGTAGGTGTA AATCAGAGAGTGCTTGCTTCAGTTCTTGAAAATAGTTCCAGTGTCGTAGGACAAATACGTTCAGT AGGACCTCTACACTGTGCTGATGGAGATGATCAAGTACTTCCAAGTGGGATGGAGGCTGACAGTGATAGAAATGAGCTGGCTCATTCTGTGTCAGAGATCTGTGAGGAATCTGACAATGCCATTTCCTTAATCAAAATAGTTCCAGACAAAG GACAAACATCTGATTTTCATCTGGACAGCACAGGGTCAGAGCTGGAAAATGTTTCTTCAGGTGGAGAGGATGGATTTGGTAATGTATTACCAAAAAGTGTGTCCACCAGGCGTCGCTATTCAAAGATGAGAAATCACGATGAACTTTGCACTCGTGTCTTGGACCATCCAGAAACACCTGATTCAACAAAAGAGCTTTCTAAACAGGATGAAATTAGACTTGAGGAAAGTCTAGAGAAATGTACTGTAGAAAACATAAATTCAGATATTTCTCGGTTGAATGAAAACAAGTTAGATTCAGACCTGGTGTTGAGGCGGATAGATCCTGAAACTGCGCAGTTCAACTTGAACAATAATTCTGATCTTAAACAACGTGAGTGTAAAAGCAGAGAAGACTCTCAAGTAAGGAAAGAGAAGCATCAGAAGGGAAAACTGGAATGGCCTAAAAATACTTCCagacaaagaccaaaaaaaagacaGGGTAAAGAGGTTTCCAAAGAAAAGTTGGATTTCTTGGGTGGTTCCAGTGATGCTTATGACTTTCATTTTGAAGAGCGTGTCCATGTTACACCTTTTCGACAAAATAAGGTGAATGACACGGATACTGGTGGGGATGACAAAGACGACTTATCTGAAACTAATACCATCGAGTCGAGTGATACTGAAGAAGATTCAGATGATAGCCTCTATGAGCCTTACAAAAGTAAAtcgaaaaaaaggaaaagttcagtGGACAAGAAAGATACATCGCCAGTCCATGCAAGGCCAAGGTCTAAAAGATGTTTGGCACAGCGTGAGCAGAAACTCCATagtgaaaaagagacagaaagcaatAAATCAAGTGACAAGGCAATTA GGCAGCCTTCTGAGCCATCTCGTGGTCATCTTTGTGATGTTACCAATACCGCTTCATTGCTCCCCAGCACTGGGAATGCAGCTATTGTTCCAGAAGGTGAAGGACCACGATCTCCAAAACGCAAGCGAAGCTGTACTCTTACTGTGAGCTATAAAGAACCAAGCATTGCAGG gaAACTCAGGAGAGGAGATCCATTTACAGATACACATTTTCTGAATTCTCcaattttcaagcagaaaaaagatGCTAAACGTCATTCTCTTAAGAAAGAATCTTTCTCAAAATACAACGAGAAGTTTGTTGGTTGTCGTTGA